In one window of Romboutsia hominis DNA:
- a CDS encoding cation:dicarboxylate symporter family transporter — MGESSFLTGFLMISNIKTIIFIALLIGTFFIVKHFEKKKVKFSTRTIYATIIGLILGVIIQLVAGLPEDPSQVDWLQEVSKWYGLFGYGFMDLLKMLVVPMVFVSIIRVIINMKEGDNLQALTFKSLGMLLGTTCLAAIIGIVVGNVMKLGVGFEATGIEAPEMREITPLVDTLRGLLPSNPVLSMADGNIVAIIIFATFLGLATNRTKKKYMDTVKPFIDLVEAFYKIIVSVAMTVIKFMPYAVVALLANTITARGLSSMISVVQFVVALYVATAILFVVHLIIIAACGLNPITYIKNAAEPLLLAFTSRSSLGTLPVTIDTLVKKHGVEEGVASFTASLGANMGMNGCAGIYPALMAITVANMAGIDKDISFYVMLLVVITISSLGIAGLPGTATMAVSVVVSGVGLGAYFPLAGGILAIDPILDMGRTMINVNGASVTSIAVGNSLGKIDKDIYNRKNTVTTEDRSA, encoded by the coding sequence ATGGGAGAGAGTTCATTCTTAACAGGGTTTTTGATGATATCAAACATCAAAACAATTATTTTTATTGCACTATTAATAGGGACGTTTTTCATAGTTAAACACTTTGAAAAGAAGAAAGTAAAGTTCTCAACAAGAACAATCTATGCGACAATAATAGGACTTATACTAGGGGTTATAATCCAATTAGTGGCAGGTCTTCCTGAAGATCCATCACAAGTTGATTGGTTACAAGAAGTAAGTAAGTGGTATGGATTATTTGGGTATGGATTTATGGATTTATTAAAAATGTTAGTAGTTCCAATGGTATTTGTATCGATAATAAGAGTTATAATAAATATGAAAGAAGGGGACAATTTACAAGCATTAACATTTAAATCTTTAGGAATGCTACTTGGGACAACATGTTTAGCAGCAATAATAGGTATAGTAGTAGGAAATGTTATGAAACTAGGAGTTGGATTTGAAGCAACTGGCATAGAAGCACCAGAGATGAGAGAAATAACTCCATTAGTTGACACTTTAAGAGGATTATTACCATCAAATCCAGTACTATCTATGGCAGATGGAAATATAGTAGCAATAATAATATTTGCTACATTCTTAGGGCTTGCGACAAACAGAACAAAGAAAAAATATATGGATACAGTTAAGCCATTTATAGATTTGGTAGAAGCTTTCTATAAGATAATAGTAAGTGTTGCAATGACAGTTATAAAGTTTATGCCATATGCTGTAGTTGCGCTTTTAGCAAATACTATAACTGCAAGAGGATTATCTTCAATGATATCTGTTGTACAATTTGTAGTAGCTTTATATGTAGCAACAGCAATACTATTTGTTGTTCACTTAATAATAATAGCAGCTTGTGGGTTAAACCCAATTACTTATATAAAAAATGCGGCAGAACCACTACTTCTTGCATTTACATCTCGTTCAAGTTTAGGAACACTTCCTGTAACTATAGATACACTTGTTAAAAAGCATGGTGTTGAAGAAGGTGTAGCAAGTTTTACAGCAAGTTTAGGTGCTAATATGGGGATGAATGGATGTGCTGGTATATACCCTGCACTAATGGCTATAACAGTTGCAAATATGGCTGGGATAGATAAAGATATAAGTTTCTATGTAATGCTACTTGTAGTTATAACTATAAGCTCATTAGGAATTGCTGGTCTTCCAGGAACTGCAACAATGGCAGTATCAGTAGTTGTATCAGGAGTAGGACTTGGAGCTTATTTCCCATTAGCTGGTGGAATACTTGCAATAGATCCAATACTAGATATGGGTAGAACAATGATAAATGTAAACGGAGCATCGGTAACTTCAATAGCTGTTGGTAATTCACTTGGCAAAATCGATAAAGATATTTACAATAGAAAAAATACAGTAACAACTGAAGATAGAAGCGCTTAA
- the panF gene encoding sodium/pantothenate symporter, translating to MENVNYKVLIPIVIYFIAIFGVGFYSMKFVNRARNSNKDNSFMDEYMTGGRDLGGFVLAMTLVTTYLSAGSFIGGPGTAYKEGLGWVFLAMAQMPTGYFTLAVLGKKFAIISRKINAVTITDFLRARYKSDIVVIMTSISIVIFFIAAMAAQWVGAARLLQGSVGLDYNIALTAFGITVIVHTVVGGFRAVTLSDTIQGVIMTIATIAIFIGTIIAGGGINNIIQNMAAINEGMITPFGVTPGNMTIAWVTSFWILVGFAVVGIPSVSQRAMSYKDTKSLHDGIKYGTIVSMILLLGMHLVGAFGSTLVTGIESGDLVVPTLTTKLFPSVIAGILLAGPLASIMSTVDSQLLVASGSIVNDLISNYINPNLKTNSNLSGKISILCTALLGIIIYLVAFNPPELIVWLNLYANAGIISTFLWPIILGLYWKRANSSGAISSIIVGIGSYILFSQIWNRPFGMHTIVLPLVLSLITFIIISKNTKEPDEDVLETFWGIYYK from the coding sequence ATGGAAAATGTAAATTACAAAGTATTAATTCCTATAGTTATATACTTTATAGCTATATTTGGAGTAGGTTTTTACTCTATGAAGTTTGTAAATAGAGCAAGAAATTCAAATAAAGATAATTCTTTTATGGACGAATATATGACAGGAGGAAGAGATTTAGGTGGATTTGTACTTGCTATGACTTTAGTTACTACATATTTAAGTGCAGGAAGTTTTATAGGTGGACCTGGAACTGCTTACAAAGAAGGACTAGGATGGGTGTTTTTAGCGATGGCACAAATGCCAACAGGATATTTTACATTAGCGGTCCTTGGAAAAAAGTTTGCTATAATATCTAGAAAAATAAATGCAGTGACTATAACAGACTTTTTAAGAGCAAGATATAAATCAGACATAGTAGTTATAATGACGTCGATATCAATAGTTATATTTTTTATAGCGGCAATGGCAGCACAGTGGGTAGGAGCGGCTAGACTTTTACAAGGTTCAGTAGGTCTTGATTACAACATTGCATTAACTGCATTTGGAATAACAGTTATAGTTCACACTGTAGTAGGTGGATTTAGAGCAGTTACATTATCTGATACAATTCAAGGTGTAATAATGACTATAGCAACTATAGCTATATTTATAGGTACTATAATTGCAGGTGGTGGAATAAATAATATAATTCAAAATATGGCAGCTATTAATGAGGGAATGATAACTCCATTTGGAGTAACACCAGGAAATATGACTATAGCTTGGGTAACATCATTTTGGATATTAGTGGGATTTGCAGTGGTAGGTATCCCATCAGTATCTCAAAGAGCTATGAGTTATAAAGACACTAAGAGTTTGCATGATGGTATAAAATATGGAACGATAGTATCTATGATATTACTTCTTGGAATGCATTTAGTAGGGGCATTTGGTTCAACATTAGTTACTGGTATAGAATCTGGAGATTTAGTTGTACCAACATTAACAACCAAGTTATTTCCATCGGTAATAGCAGGAATATTACTTGCAGGACCATTAGCATCTATAATGTCAACAGTAGATTCACAGTTATTAGTAGCATCAGGTTCTATAGTTAATGATTTAATTTCAAATTATATAAATCCTAATTTAAAGACTAATTCTAATTTAAGCGGAAAGATAAGTATATTATGTACCGCACTTCTTGGTATTATAATATATTTAGTAGCTTTTAATCCACCAGAATTAATAGTTTGGCTAAATTTATACGCTAATGCAGGAATAATTTCTACATTTTTATGGCCAATAATACTTGGGCTTTATTGGAAAAGGGCGAATTCATCTGGTGCTATATCATCTATTATAGTAGGTATAGGCTCATATATATTATTTAGCCAAATATGGAATAGACCATTTGGGATGCATACTATAGTACTTCCCTTAGTATTATCATTAATAACTTTTATAATAATATCTAAAAATACAAAAGAACCAGATGAAGATGTTTTAGAAACTTTCTGGGGTATATATTATAAATGA
- a CDS encoding lactate utilization protein encodes MDKNITWINEKRIEKTIKALEKNNMNGYLAKDTDDIINIIKELVDEKSLVACGGSMTLFKTGIIDLLRSGRYNFLDRYEENLSPQEMKEIFRKSFCADAYFTSTNAITEEGELYNVDGMGNRVAAMLYGPDKVIVVCGVNKIVKNIDEAINRNKVVSAPANAKRLNAKTPCKEVGYCMDCSSSERICCEYTIIKKQRIPNRIHIIFINESFGY; translated from the coding sequence GTGGATAAAAATATAACTTGGATCAATGAAAAAAGAATAGAAAAAACAATTAAAGCTTTAGAAAAAAATAATATGAATGGTTATTTAGCAAAAGATACGGATGATATTATAAATATAATAAAAGAGTTAGTTGATGAAAAGTCATTAGTAGCTTGTGGTGGCTCTATGACTTTATTTAAAACAGGTATTATAGATTTATTAAGAAGTGGTAGATATAATTTTTTAGATAGATACGAAGAAAATCTCTCACCTCAGGAGATGAAAGAGATATTTAGAAAATCTTTCTGTGCAGATGCATACTTCACTAGTACTAATGCTATAACAGAAGAAGGAGAGTTATACAATGTAGATGGAATGGGAAATAGAGTGGCTGCCATGCTTTATGGACCTGATAAAGTTATAGTAGTATGTGGAGTAAATAAGATAGTAAAAAATATAGATGAAGCTATAAATAGAAATAAAGTAGTATCTGCCCCTGCGAATGCTAAAAGGTTAAATGCTAAGACGCCATGTAAAGAGGTAGGCTATTGTATGGACTGTAGTAGCAGTGAACGAATATGCTGTGAATATACTATTATAAAAAAACAAAGAATACCAAATAGAATACATATAATATTTATAAATGAAAGTTTTGGGTATTAA
- a CDS encoding GGDEF domain-containing protein, producing the protein MNTYEYINERDILYNLFDCIRIVDPIRKVVIHQIKNEVDIEKLPCYEFWNRNQVCENCISIRAYNEEKSFSKIEFNKEKVYFVIATLIKINCTKYIVEALKDVTEDNILEKISKKSISDITKEVNRLNEIVVKDELTGCFNIRYVNEMLPFNILDSINENKTLSVCMLDLDYFKQINDTYGHLCGDFVLKEVGKILKDNIRKDIDWVARYGGEEFIIVFNNMSLKNVTKRVQAIKDKIEKHEFKWKDKVIKITSSFGISTLDEDTKTVESILESADKMLYLSKQKGRNNISHK; encoded by the coding sequence ATGAATACATATGAATATATAAACGAAAGAGATATACTTTATAATTTATTTGATTGTATTAGAATAGTAGATCCAATAAGAAAAGTAGTTATACATCAAATAAAAAATGAGGTAGATATAGAAAAGCTACCTTGTTATGAGTTTTGGAATAGAAATCAAGTATGTGAAAATTGTATATCAATTAGAGCGTATAATGAAGAAAAATCTTTTTCAAAAATAGAGTTTAATAAAGAAAAAGTATATTTTGTAATTGCAACTTTAATCAAAATAAATTGTACAAAATATATAGTAGAAGCGTTAAAGGATGTAACGGAGGATAACATATTAGAAAAGATAAGTAAAAAAAGTATAAGTGATATAACAAAAGAAGTTAACAGATTAAATGAAATAGTTGTTAAGGATGAACTTACAGGTTGCTTTAATATAAGATATGTAAATGAAATGCTACCTTTTAATATATTAGATAGTATAAATGAAAATAAGACATTATCAGTTTGTATGCTAGACTTAGATTATTTTAAGCAGATAAATGATACATATGGGCATTTGTGTGGAGATTTTGTACTAAAAGAAGTAGGTAAAATACTAAAAGATAATATAAGAAAAGATATAGATTGGGTAGCAAGATATGGAGGAGAAGAATTTATAATTGTATTTAATAATATGTCATTAAAAAATGTAACTAAGAGAGTGCAAGCTATAAAGGATAAAATAGAAAAACATGAATTTAAATGGAAAGATAAGGTTATAAAAATAACATCAAGCTTTGGAATAAGCACGTTAGATGAAGATACAAAAACAGTAGAATCTATTTTAGAATCTGCTGATAAAATGCTTTATCTTTCAAAACAAAAAGGAAGAAATAATATATCACATAAATAA
- a CDS encoding YihY/virulence factor BrkB family protein, which produces MKKIDKIIDVFRNSNYTEINSKAAEMSFYLLLSLFPFLMFTISTIAYMPVIQINKYILLFEHMMPESAFNMISAIIYSAMKNKSKNFIITSFLLTMWTSSRAVRAMIRGANKSYKVEETRSFIKVFFISILSTITLLFLIFSSMVFLVYGEKIGYFIFGLIGLDKIFMYIWDILRYTIGILTLVIILISIYRYSPNKKVKMSEATPGAIISTLGWILVSLGYSYYSNYYANYEVIYGSIGGIIVLITWIYLSSWAILIGIEINAKIYLRRNIYKYKFNEKI; this is translated from the coding sequence ATGAAAAAGATAGATAAGATTATAGATGTATTTAGAAATTCAAACTATACAGAGATAAATTCAAAAGCTGCTGAAATGTCTTTTTATTTACTATTATCCCTTTTTCCATTTTTAATGTTTACTATAAGTACTATAGCATATATGCCTGTTATTCAAATAAATAAATATATATTATTATTTGAGCATATGATGCCAGAAAGTGCTTTTAATATGATATCAGCTATAATTTATTCTGCTATGAAAAATAAAAGCAAAAATTTTATAATAACAAGTTTTTTGCTAACTATGTGGACATCATCAAGAGCAGTAAGAGCTATGATAAGAGGTGCTAATAAATCTTATAAGGTAGAGGAAACTAGATCATTTATAAAAGTGTTTTTTATAAGTATATTATCAACTATAACCTTATTATTTTTAATATTTTCATCAATGGTATTTTTAGTATATGGAGAAAAGATAGGATACTTTATATTTGGACTTATTGGACTTGATAAGATATTTATGTATATTTGGGATATACTAAGATACACTATAGGTATATTAACCTTAGTTATAATACTTATAAGTATATATAGATATAGCCCTAATAAAAAAGTAAAAATGTCAGAAGCAACACCAGGTGCTATAATATCAACTCTTGGATGGATATTAGTATCTTTAGGATATTCTTATTATTCTAATTATTATGCAAATTATGAAGTTATATATGGAAGTATTGGTGGAATAATAGTTTTAATAACGTGGATTTATTTAAGTAGTTGGGCTATATTGATAGGTATAGAAATCAATGCTAAAATTTACTTAAGAAGAAATATATACAAATATAAATTTAATGAAAAAATATAA
- a CDS encoding alpha/beta hydrolase encodes MRCTNFYFKGNDNLDIHVYKYEGETDKPKGIIQIAHGMNETASRYEYFAKHLTKNGYIVYINDHRGHGKTAKTVENVGYLAKENGFYHLVEDMNILTNIIKNENEGLPIYLFGHSMGSFASQNYIMKYSHNIDGVILSGSNGDHGFILNLAEIIINREIKKHGRLYRSKFIDNLIFGRNNRKFKNTKTEFDWLSRDEEEVKKYIDNPFCGLIFTCGFFYDFIQGLKEIEDKHNLAKIPLDLPIYILSGDKDPIGKFGIGVFNLRDRYINLGVQDVSCKLYEGGRHEMLNETNKDDVIKDILDWINNKLVQKTT; translated from the coding sequence ATGAGGTGTACAAATTTTTATTTTAAGGGAAATGATAATTTAGATATACATGTATATAAGTATGAAGGGGAAACAGACAAGCCAAAAGGTATAATTCAAATAGCACATGGTATGAACGAAACTGCTAGTAGGTATGAGTATTTCGCGAAACATTTAACTAAAAATGGTTATATAGTTTATATAAATGATCATAGAGGTCATGGCAAGACTGCTAAGACGGTTGAAAATGTTGGATATTTAGCGAAGGAAAATGGCTTCTATCATTTGGTTGAGGATATGAACATATTAACAAATATTATAAAAAATGAAAATGAAGGACTTCCTATATATTTATTTGGGCACAGTATGGGATCTTTTGCTAGTCAAAACTATATTATGAAGTATTCACATAATATAGATGGAGTTATATTGTCAGGTTCAAATGGAGACCATGGATTTATATTAAATTTAGCAGAGATAATAATAAATAGAGAAATAAAAAAACATGGACGATTATATAGAAGTAAATTTATAGATAACTTAATATTCGGTAGAAATAATAGAAAGTTTAAAAATACTAAAACAGAATTTGACTGGCTAAGTAGGGATGAAGAAGAGGTTAAAAAATATATAGATAATCCATTTTGTGGATTAATATTTACTTGTGGTTTTTTCTATGATTTTATACAAGGATTAAAAGAAATAGAAGATAAACATAACTTGGCTAAAATTCCTCTTGATTTACCTATATATATATTATCTGGAGATAAAGATCCAATAGGAAAGTTTGGAATAGGTGTTTTTAATTTAAGGGATAGATACATAAATTTAGGAGTACAAGATGTAAGTTGTAAATTATATGAAGGTGGAAGGCATGAAATGCTAAATGAAACCAATAAAGATGACGTTATAAAAGATATATTAGATTGGATTAACAATAAATTGGTACAAAAAACTACATAA
- a CDS encoding YegS/Rv2252/BmrU family lipid kinase codes for MKKVKLIYNPNSGEKKITNQLDNIIKIYQKYNYILIPYRLSKHQHISKAFLDMDETYDHLLIAGGDGTVDIVLNAMKEFNVDIPIAILPTGTANDFAKALNISLDINKAVKDILNSEPKSIDIGKINNKYFINVASAGMFTDVSQKINPELKNYMGKVSYYITGIEEALHLRKFNINVNSKEVMYKGDMYLMLVFNGKTAGNLNLAYKAEVDDGYLDVIIFKAMPIPKSIPVLISILKGEHLDTYNESEILYFKTKKVRIDCCDGLLTDIDGERGPDFPLDIECIEDGIKILGVK; via the coding sequence ATGAAAAAAGTAAAGCTTATATATAATCCAAACTCAGGTGAGAAAAAAATAACAAACCAACTTGATAATATAATAAAAATATATCAAAAATATAACTACATACTTATACCATATAGATTAAGTAAACATCAGCACATAAGTAAAGCCTTTTTAGATATGGATGAAACTTATGACCATTTATTAATAGCAGGAGGAGATGGAACAGTAGACATAGTTCTAAATGCTATGAAAGAATTTAATGTAGATATACCTATTGCTATACTTCCAACAGGAACAGCTAATGATTTTGCTAAAGCGTTAAATATTTCATTAGATATAAATAAAGCTGTTAAAGATATACTCAATTCAGAGCCTAAAAGTATAGATATAGGAAAAATAAATAATAAATATTTTATAAATGTAGCTAGTGCAGGGATGTTTACTGATGTATCTCAGAAGATAAATCCAGAATTAAAAAATTATATGGGAAAAGTATCTTATTATATTACAGGTATAGAGGAAGCTCTTCACCTAAGAAAATTCAATATAAATGTAAATTCCAAAGAAGTTATGTACAAGGGTGATATGTATCTTATGTTAGTCTTTAATGGAAAAACAGCAGGTAATTTAAATTTGGCATACAAAGCAGAAGTAGACGATGGTTACCTAGATGTTATTATATTTAAAGCAATGCCTATACCAAAATCAATACCAGTGCTTATAAGTATATTAAAGGGTGAGCACTTAGATACATACAATGAAAGTGAGATATTATATTTTAAAACTAAAAAAGTAAGAATAGATTGTTGTGATGGTTTATTAACTGATATAGATGGAGAAAGAGGGCCAGATTTTCCTCTGGATATAGAATGTATAGAAGATGGAATAAAAATACTTGGAGTAAAATAA
- a CDS encoding YaaA family protein — MITIISPTTTMNFDKNIRLNKQSIPIFKDDIDYLIKLLKSLKKEELSNLMNLSEDLTILNHNRHKNLSTKNNPKCESILAFDGEVFNCMKICEFTHEDFDFANGNIRILSGLYGILKPLDLIEPYRLEMKSKLVNNRGDDLYKFWKDKITQNIMNELSTHKNKILINLASSEYLKCIDLKSIKKDYTFIDINFKEYNSSKDTYQTKGLYAKRARGYMTSFIIRNKIDKISDLKKFNIDGYSFNENLSDDNKLVFTR; from the coding sequence ATGATTACTATAATTTCTCCTACTACAACTATGAATTTTGATAAGAATATAAGGTTGAATAAACAATCTATACCTATATTTAAAGATGATATAGATTATTTAATTAAACTTTTAAAATCATTGAAAAAAGAAGAACTATCAAATCTTATGAATCTAAGTGAAGATTTAACTATATTAAACCATAATAGACATAAAAATCTATCTACTAAAAATAATCCAAAGTGCGAAAGTATCTTAGCTTTTGATGGAGAGGTTTTTAATTGCATGAAAATTTGTGAATTTACACATGAAGATTTTGATTTTGCTAATGGAAATATAAGAATACTTTCAGGACTTTATGGTATACTTAAGCCACTTGATTTAATAGAACCCTATAGACTTGAGATGAAGTCTAAATTAGTTAATAATCGTGGGGATGATTTATATAAATTTTGGAAAGATAAAATAACTCAAAATATAATGAATGAATTAAGCACACATAAAAACAAAATACTAATAAATCTAGCTTCTTCTGAGTACTTAAAGTGTATAGATTTAAAATCTATAAAGAAAGACTATACATTTATAGATATAAACTTTAAAGAATATAATTCTAGCAAAGACACTTATCAAACTAAAGGTCTTTATGCAAAACGTGCCCGTGGATATATGACATCTTTTATAATAAGAAATAAAATAGATAAAATCTCAGATTTAAAAAAGTTTAATATTGATGGTTATAGTTTTAATGAAAATTTGTCAGATGATAATAAGCTTGTATTTACTAGATAG
- a CDS encoding N-acetylmuramoyl-L-alanine amidase, whose translation MSIKHMRKPIIALLLSLSFMSNMTISNAQSYKVFIDAGHGGKDNGSSYGARIEDNLNLQIAEKVEKLLREEGIYVETTRNKDEYVSLSKRTKKSNLSNSDLFISIHQNTSESKSANGIETYYYDKTNKGLANIFQSNLLNSTKANDRGVKKGNLQVLRDNNKPSILIECGFISNDNEGFKLSTKAYQEKIANGIVNSVKEFFNIKGSFSNIKTVLNDNVKVRAERGTLFAPIGYLQKGDKVKIVDTKHDWHKIKFGNTYGYVSSVYVK comes from the coding sequence TTGAGTATTAAACATATGAGAAAACCTATAATAGCATTGTTATTGTCTTTATCATTTATGTCAAATATGACTATATCAAATGCCCAAAGCTATAAAGTATTTATAGATGCAGGCCACGGGGGAAAAGATAATGGTTCAAGCTATGGTGCTAGAATAGAAGATAATCTAAACCTTCAAATAGCGGAAAAAGTAGAAAAGCTATTAAGAGAAGAAGGCATATACGTTGAGACAACTAGGAATAAAGATGAATATGTATCTTTATCTAAAAGAACTAAAAAATCAAACTTATCTAATTCTGATTTATTTATATCAATACACCAAAATACATCAGAAAGTAAAAGTGCAAATGGTATAGAAACTTATTACTACGATAAAACCAATAAAGGTCTTGCTAATATTTTTCAATCTAATCTATTAAATTCTACTAAAGCTAATGATAGAGGTGTTAAAAAAGGTAACTTGCAAGTTTTAAGAGATAACAATAAGCCATCTATTCTTATCGAATGTGGCTTTATATCAAATGATAATGAAGGATTCAAATTGTCTACAAAAGCATATCAAGAAAAAATAGCTAATGGTATAGTTAATAGTGTCAAAGAATTTTTTAACATTAAAGGAAGTTTTTCCAATATAAAGACTGTATTAAATGACAATGTTAAAGTTAGAGCTGAGAGAGGTACTTTATTTGCACCTATTGGATATTTGCAAAAAGGAGATAAAGTTAAGATAGTAGACACTAAGCATGATTGGCACAAGATAAAATTTGGTAATACTTATGGATATGTATCCTCTGTATATGTTAAGTAA
- a CDS encoding polysaccharide deacetylase family protein, translating into MKNVRLKLAISVGLLTFAMIPNNTSALEYIDKYTCLPIYYDVNETANTNNKIAYITIDDGPSKYTKDILQILKKHNAHATFFMIDMNMKVNKDAVIEIVESGNSAGFHSVSHDVNKLYENYDSAKREFDKNKETFYEITGRTSNIIRLPYGSKPYTPVKSYENLVDAGYKLWDWNIDTQDWKNDSNKIIEIVKEQVKNKKEVVILMHEKKQTVQALDEVLTYLNEEGYEILPINEKQIPKNFWNINTK; encoded by the coding sequence ATGAAAAATGTAAGATTAAAACTAGCAATAAGTGTAGGACTTTTAACATTTGCTATGATACCAAATAACACAAGTGCTTTAGAATATATAGATAAATATACTTGTTTACCTATATATTATGATGTAAATGAAACTGCTAATACAAACAATAAAATCGCTTATATAACGATAGATGATGGTCCAAGCAAGTACACAAAAGACATACTACAAATCCTTAAAAAGCATAATGCACATGCGACATTTTTTATGATAGATATGAATATGAAAGTAAATAAGGATGCTGTAATAGAGATTGTCGAAAGTGGAAATAGTGCAGGATTTCATAGTGTTTCGCATGATGTAAATAAACTTTATGAAAATTACGATTCAGCTAAAAGAGAATTTGATAAAAATAAGGAAACTTTTTATGAGATAACTGGAAGGACATCAAATATAATAAGACTTCCTTATGGAAGCAAACCGTATACACCAGTCAAGTCATATGAAAATTTAGTTGATGCAGGATATAAGCTTTGGGATTGGAATATAGATACTCAAGATTGGAAAAATGATTCTAATAAAATAATAGAAATTGTAAAAGAACAGGTTAAAAATAAAAAAGAAGTAGTAATACTTATGCACGAAAAAAAACAAACAGTACAAGCATTAGATGAAGTACTTACTTATTTAAATGAAGAAGGATATGAAATACTTCCTATAAATGAAAAACAAATACCAAAGAATTTTTGGAATATTAATACTAAATAA
- a CDS encoding YhdT family protein: protein MDDKKIVEDPRYKQCNKEAIMGLILGLLNLIWWFGFGYGLSNRPVKEYTYILGFPAWFFMSCIVGGILFSILTVITINKFFKDMPLDGLSKEEVEMYKKEFK from the coding sequence ATGGATGATAAAAAAATAGTAGAAGATCCAAGATATAAACAGTGTAATAAAGAAGCTATAATGGGACTTATTCTTGGACTCTTAAATCTTATATGGTGGTTTGGATTTGGATATGGACTTTCAAATAGACCAGTTAAAGAGTATACATATATACTAGGTTTTCCTGCATGGTTTTTTATGAGCTGTATAGTAGGAGGAATACTTTTTTCTATACTTACAGTTATTACAATAAATAAGTTCTTTAAAGATATGCCACTTGATGGTTTAAGCAAAGAAGAAGTAGAGATGTACAAAAAGGAGTTTAAGTAA